A portion of the Lolium rigidum isolate FL_2022 chromosome 1, APGP_CSIRO_Lrig_0.1, whole genome shotgun sequence genome contains these proteins:
- the LOC124698607 gene encoding probable beta-1,4-xylosyltransferase IRX14, translated as MMKSLLPQSQLRRSAAASSAARSSAGGAEAPPASDGAAKSSSSSTFWFLLHALCCLISLFLGFRFSRLLFFLLFSSSALYAASNTKPSSSAVLRAITTTTTTTTTTTTTTNTFTLSFNPSTPPPPSTLTTTNLTALDEATQSHVVVGRHGIRIRPWPHPDPVEVMRAHRIMDRVQEEQRRWYGVREPRHVLAVTPTYARAFQALHLTGLLHSLRNVPYPLTWIVVEAGGVTNATADLLARSGLTVVHVPFPDRMPLDWAERHTTENRMRLHALRVIRERKMDGVVIFADDSNVHSMELFDEAQKVQWMAAVSLGILAHTGAAEQPRLTEEDRKGMPLPVQGPACNASGQLAGWHTFNTLPFSGKTAAVVGEAAPVLPRGLEWAGFVINSRMLWKEAEGKPDWVKDLDAVGENGEEIENPLTLLNDASFVEPLGNCGKKILLWWLRVEARADSKFPAGWVIEPPLEVVIPAKRTPWPETTTEVSSEQLEGKQEQEDRRLSRTNRSARPRSTTTKRKGGDVQN; from the exons ATGATGAAGTCGCTGCTGCCGCAGAGCCAGCTGCGGcgctcggcggcggcctcctccgcggcccgctcctccgccggcggcgccgagGCCCCGCCGGCCTCCGACGGCGCCGCGAAATCCagctcctcctccaccttctGGTTCCTGCTCCACGCGCTCTGCTGCCTAATCTCGCTCTTCCTCGGCTTCCGCTTCTCGcgcctcctcttcttcctgctcTTCTCCAGCAGCGCGCTCTACGCCGCCTCCAACACCAAGCCCTCCTCCTCCGCGGTCCTCcgcgccatcaccaccaccaccaccacaaccaccaccaccaccaccaccaccaacaccttcACGCTCTCCTTCAACCCCTCCACCCCCCCACCCCCCTCCACCCTCACCACCACCAACCTCACCGCCCTCGACGAGGCCACGCAGAGCCACGTCGTGGTCGGCCGCCACGGGATCCGGATCCGGCCCTGGCCGCACCCGGACCCCGTCGAGGTCATGCGCGCGCACCGCATCATGGACCGCGTGCAGGAGGAGCAGCGCCGATGGTACGGCGTCCGCGAGCCGCGCCACGTGCTCGCCGTCACCCCGACCTACGCCCGCGCCTTCCAGGCGCTCCACCTCACCGGCCTCCTCCACTCGCTCCGCAACGTCCCCTACCCGCTCACCTGGATCGTCGTCGAGGCCGGCGGCGTCACCAACGCCACCGCGGACCTCCTCGCCCGCTCCGGCCTCACCGTCGTCCACGTCCCCTTCCCCGACCGCATGCCCCTCGACTGGGCCGAGCGCCACACCACCGAGAACCGCATGCGACTACACGCCCTACG GGTGATCCGGGAGCGGAAGATGGACGGAGTGGTGATCTTCGCGGACGACAGCAACGTGCACAGCATGGAGCTCTTCGACGAGGCGCAGAAGGTGCAGTGGATGGCCGCCGTCTCCCTCGGCATCCTCGCCCACACCGGCGCCGCCGAGCAGCCGCGCCTCACCGAGGAGGACAGGAAGGGCATGCCGCTGCCGGTGCAGGGCCCCGCCTGCAACGCGTCGGGGCAGCTGGCCGGCTGGCACACCTTCAACACGCTGCCATTCTCCGGGAAGACCGCCGCCGTGGTCGGCGAGGCCGCGCCCGTGCTGCCCAGGGGCCTCGAGTGGGCCGGCTTCGTCATCAACTCCAGGATGCTGTGGAAGGAGGCCGAGGGCAAGCCTGACTGGGTCAAGGACCTTGATGCTGTGGGGGAGAATGGGGAGGAGATTGAGAACCCGCTCACTCTGCTGAATGATGCGTCGTTTGTTGAGCCGCTGGGGAACTGTGGGAAGAAGATCCTGTTGTGGTGGCTCCGTGTTGAAGCCCGCGCCGACAGCAAGTTTCCAGCGGG TTGGGTAATTGAGCCACCTTTGGAAGTTGTCATTCCTGCCAAGCGCACGCCGTGGCCAGAAACCACCACCGAAGTTTCATCGGAGCAGCTAGAGGGCAAGCAAGAGCAGGAGGATAGGCGGCTGTCACGAACCAACCGATCAGCTAGGCCCCGAAGCACCACCACTAAACGGAAGGGGGGTGACGTTCAGAACTGA
- the LOC124698619 gene encoding EH domain-containing protein 1-like — MEIGAATSCSKEHQKIYSDWFAFADSDGDGRITGPDAIKFFGMSRLPRADLKQVWAIADSKRLGYLGFGEFVTAMQLVSLAQAGDEITPDSIKRDDLSSLNPPAMEGLDTLLARSKHLVKRVDQAGDGFPQAQGPSTDHWFTSKSSKKIPLTAVTSVIDGLKRLYIEKLKPLEVAYKFNDFVSPLLTNSDFDAKPMVMLLGQYSTGKTTFIKHLLKTSYPGAHIGPEPTTDRFVVVMSGPDERTIPGNTLAVQADMPFSGLTTFGTSFLSKFECSQMPHPLLEHITFVDTPGVLSGEKQRTQRSYEFTGVTSWFAAKCDLILLLFDPHKLDISDEFKRVIGSLRGHDDKIRVVLNKADQIDTQQLMRVYGALMWSLGKVLNTPEVSRVYIGSFNDKPVKESAVGPIGKELFEKEQDDLLSDLKDIPKKACDRRINEFVKRARAAKIHAYIIGHLKNQMPTMMGKAKAQQRLIDNLEDEFAKVQREHHLPAGDFPFVDHFRDVLGGYSIDKFEKVKPKMIQAVDDMLGYDIPELLKNFRNPYE, encoded by the exons ATGGAGATCGGGGCGGCGACCAGCTGCTCCAAGGAGCACCAGAAGATCTACTCCGACTGGTTCGCCTTCGCCGACTCAG ATGGCGACGGCCGCATCACGGGCCCCGACGCCATCAAGTTCTTCGGCATGTCCAGGCTCCCCCGCGCCGACCTCAAGCAG GTCTGGGCCATCGCGGACTCCAAGCGGCTCGGCTACCTCGGGTTCGGCGAGTTCGTCACCGCGATGCAG CTCGTCTCTCTGGCGCAAGCGGGGGATGAGATCACCCCGGACAGCATTAAGCGCGACG ATCTAAGCAGCTTGAATCCTCCAGCGATGGAGGGTCTGGACACTCTGCTTGCG AGGTCCAAGCATCTGGTGAAGAGGGTCGATCAGGCTGGTGATG GATTTCCTCAGGCACAAGGACCTTCGACGGACCATTGGTTCACCTCCAAGTCATCGAAGAAG ATACCTCTGACTGCTGTTACTTCTGTCATTGATGGTTTAAAAAGACTATACATCGAAAAATTGAAGCCTTTGGAAGTTGCATACAAATTCAACGATTTTGTGTCCCCATTACTG ACAAACAGTGATTTTGATGCAAAGCCGATGGTTATGCTCTTAGGTCAATATTCAACGGGGAAAACTACTTTCATCAAGCATCTGCTAAAAACGAGCTATCCAG GTGCCCATATTGGACCAGAGCCAACAACCGACAGATTTGTTGTTGTCATG TCAGGACCTGATGAACGGACTATTCCTGGGAATACTTTAGCTGTTCAAGCAGATATGCCTTTTAGTGGTCTTACAACATTTGGGACTTCGTTTTTATCCAAGTTCGAATGCTCTCAGATGCCACATCCG CTACTGGAGCATATCACGTTTGTCGACACACCTGGTGTTCTTTCTGGTGAAAAGCAACGGACACAGCGCAGCTACGAATTCACTGGTGTTACATCATGGTTTGCTGCCAAGTGTGACCTCATTCTTCTTCTATTTGATCCTCACAAGCTTGATATCAGTGATGAGTTTAAACGTGTCATCGGATCTCTACGTGGGCATGATGACAAAATACGTGTAGTTCTAAACAAGGCAGACCAAATTGACACACAACAG CTTATGAGAGTGTATGGTGCACTTATGTGGTCTCTTGGTAAAGTATTGAATACCCCTGAGGTGTCACGCGTTTATATTGG ATCATTCAATGACAAACCAGTAAAGGAATCAGCTGTTGGTCCTATCGGAAAGGAACTGTTTGAGAAAGAGCAGGATGATCTTCTTTCTGATCTAAAAGATATACCAAAGAAAGCTTGTGACCGCCGA ATCAATGAATTCGTGAAACGTGCTAGAGCTGCCAAGATACATGCTTATATAATTGGCCATCTAAAGAACCAGATGCCTACGATGATGGGGAAAGCTAAAGCTCAACAACGACTTATAGACAATTTGGAGGATGAGTTTGCAAAG GTGCAAAGGGAACATCATCTTCCAGCAGGAGATTTCCCTTTCGTTGACCACTTCAGAGATGTGTTGGGTGGCTACAGCATCGACAAGTTTGAGAAGGTCAAGCCCAAGATGATCCAGGCGGTGGACGACATGCTCGGGTACGACATCCCGGAGCTTCTCAAGAACTTCAGGAACCCTTATGAGTGA